CGGCCGGTGATGACAGCCACCGGTTCAACGCTCGGAACATTGAGCCTGCGCAGCTTGCGCAGCATGTGGTATTCCTGCCGGGCCACGTGCTCGCTGGTTTCCTTGATGGCGATCAGCGAGTCACTCATTCGCGCGAAGCGGACGACGTGGCGGGAAATGCCTCGGGGCAGTGCCGCAAGGTTATCCTTGGGCCACTCTTCGAGCGGCAAATGCCACGGCAGGTCCAGCAGCCCCGGGTCCATCGAAGCAGCGGTAATGTTCAGGGACGCGAGTGCCTTTTGAGGGGCCGAGAGATGAATCCGGGGCAGTTTGCCCTGCTGCTCCCAGTCTGTTGGTTCATCGCGCCATTTGGCACCTGCGGGTTCGGACATAAGCACACGCCTTCATCGAACGTTCTGCTGAAACGGAGATGTAGTTAAACAGAAAATGCGGTGGCCCCTTAAACGAGTCTAGAACAGTCGCATGGGCCACCGCATATTCGGCGGCGGAACTAGGCCTGGTCTGCCAGGCGCTCTCCATTGCTGGTGTCGAACAGGTGCACATGGCCCTGCTGCGGGCGGACGAACAGGGTGTCGCCCTTCATCGGGGGACGCCTGCCGTCAACACGGACCACCATGTCCCGGTCAGTTCCGTCGAGGGTGGTGTGCCCGTAAACGTAAGCATCGGCGCCAAGCTCCTCCACCACGTCAACTTCCACCTTCAGGCCGGAGCCGGAAGAGTCAACGATCTCCAGGTCCTCAGGCCGGACGCCGACGGTCACGGTGTTGCCTGCGGCCGCGCCCAGAACCGAGCTGGCGACCGGGTAGATGGCGCCGCCGAAGGCAACACCGCCGTCCACAACGGGCAGTTCCAGCAGGTTCATGGCAGGGGAGCCGATGAAGCCGGCCACAAAGACATTCTTGGGGTGGTCGTACAGGTTGCGCGGGGTGTCCACCTGCTGCAGGATGCCGTCCTTGAGCACAGCCACGCGGTCACCCATGGTCATGGCCTCAACCTGGTCGTGGGTCACGTAAACGGTGGTGACGCCCAGGCGGCGGGTCAGCGATGCGATCTGGGTGCGGGTCTGTACGCGCAGCTTGGCGTCCAGGTTGGACAGCGGTTCATCCATGAGGAAGACCTGCGGGTTACGGACAATGGCACGACCCATGGCGACGCGCTGGCGCTGGCCGCCGGAGAGTGCCTTTGGCTTGCGGTCCAGGTAGTCCTCGAGGTCCAGGAGCTTGGCGGCATCGCGGACACGTTCCATCCGCTCTTCCTTGCCGATGCCTGCGATCTTCAGGGCAAAGCCCATGTTGTCCGCTACGGACATGTGGGGATAGAGGGCGTAGTTCTGGAAAACCATGGCAATGTCACGGTCTTTGGGCGGGACATCCGTGACGTCGCGGTCACCGATAAGAATGCGGCCGGAGTTGACGTCTTCGAGTCCGGCGAGCATGCGCAGGGAGGTTGACTTGCCGCAGCCGGAAGGCCCAACGAGCACCAGGAATTCGCCGTCGGCGATCTCCAGGCTGAGATTGTCCACTGCGGGCCTGTCAGTGCCCGGGTACAGGCGAGTGGCCTGGTCAAACGTTACCGTTGCCATGATATTTCTCCTTCACGGGCAGGTACGTGCCCGACGATCCGTTGTGAAGTGCTTATGTAGTTGTACAGCAGGTGGCAGCGGTTGTGGCCGCGGTCACAGGGTCAGTATGCCACACCCGTCCCGCGGCGGATCATTTGTGTGCGCGGCGAAGTTCCAGCAGGTGCGCCAGGACCGAGCTGAAGGCAGCCGGGGAGCCCACCCGGAAGGCGGCACGGGTGTCCCCGGGGCCGATCTTGATGGCCAGGTCCCCGGATTCCAGGGCTGCAAAGCCGTGCTCGTCGGTGACGTCATCGCCGGCGAACAGCACCGCCGTCGCACCGGTGAGTTCGCGCAGGGCGCGGATTCCTTCCCCCTTGTTGGTATGGACAACGGAGGCTTCCAGGACCCGCTTGCCGTCCGTGAGCTGGACACCGTCCAGTGCGCCAAGTCCCCGCCGGGCTGCATCGGTTGCGGCTGAGGCGACATCATCCGGTGCGCTGCGGGTGTGGAGCACGACGCCGGCCGGCTTTGCTTCCAGCCAGGTGCCCGGATGGGACGAGGTCACCCTTTCCACCGCTTCGCGTGCCCGCGCCAGCAAGGCAACCTGCTCCGGTGTCAGACGCAGCGGTTCGGCGTTGGGTCCCGTCCAGGCCTCTGCGCCGTGGCTGCCAATCAGCAGGGTTTCCGGCTCGGGGGAGGCGGTCCGGCGCAGGCTGTCCAGGGCGCGTCCGGAGATCAAAGCGGTAAAGGTGTCCGGCAGTTCTCCCAGCCCGGCCACTGCCGCAGCCGATGCCGGAAGCGGACGGGCGTCGTCGGCGTGCTCCACCAGGGGCGCGAGAGTACCGTCGAAGTCCAGCGCCACCAGCAGCGTTTCCGTGTCCGCCACCCGTGCCAGCGCCTGCATCAGATCTTCGGGGAGGTTGTTCACTGTGCTGCCTCGTTTTCTCCCTGCTGCAGGGCACTGAGGAAGTTCTTCGACCAGCGTTCGACGTCGTTCTGCAGGACCTGCCGGCGCATCAGGCGCATGCGGCGCTGGGCCTCGCGCTCCGGCATGTTGATCGCCGTCAGGATGGACTCCTTGACCCCGTCGATGTCGTGCGGATTCATCAGTACCGCCTGCCGCAGCTGGTCAGCGGCGCCGGCGAACTCGCTCAGCACCAGCGCACCGGTGTTGTTGATACGGGCGGCCACATACTCCTTGGCCACCAGGTTCATGCCGTCGCGCAGAGCGGTGACGAGCATGACGTCGGCGGCGAGGTACAGCGCCACCATTTCCTCCACCGGGTAGCTGTGGTGCAGGTAGCGGATGGCGGTGTTGCCCATGGTGTCATAGGTGCCGTTAATCCGGCCCACTGTGCCCTCCACCTCTTCGCGCAGCAGCCGGTACTGTTCCACGCGCTCGCGGCTGGGGCTGGCGACCTGGATCAGCGAAGCATCCTCCACGTTGAGCTTGCCGTCCTGGAGGAGCTCCCCGTAGGCCTTGAGCCGGTGGCTGATGCCCTTGGTGTAGTCCAGCCGGTCCACGCCCAGCAGGACAGTCTTGGGATCACCGAGTTCCTTGCGGATCTGCTTGGACCGCTCGATGATGTCCTCGCGCTTGGCCAGCTCGGTGATCTGTTCAACGTCAATGGAAATCGGGAAGGACTCGGCCCGCGAAACGTAGGACACTCCGTCCTCATTGGTGACGTGCACCTGCTGCTGGCGGACCGTGTGTCCGGCGAAGCGGCGCACGCAGCGCAGGAAGTTGCTGGCATCGGAGGGACGCTGGAAGCCGATCAGATCCGCGCCGAGCAGGCCCTCAATGATGTTGCGGCGCCAGGGCAGCTGGGCAAAAATCTCCAGCGGCGGGAAGGGGATGTGGTTGAAGAAGCCGATCTTCAGGTCCGGACGGTCCCTGCGCAGCATCTGCGGCACCAGCTGCAGCTGGTAGTCCTGGACCCACACGGTTGCCCCCTTGGCGGCCATGGTGGCAGCGGCGTCGGCGAAGCGGCGGTTGACGGTCCGGTAGGAATCCCACCAGGTGCGGTGGAACTCCGGCGGCGCAATGACGTCGTGGTAGAGCGGCCACAGCGTGGCGTTGGAGAAGCCCTCGTAATACAGCTCCACTTCGGAAGCGCTCAGCGGAACCGGCAGCAGATGCATGTTGTCATGATCGAACTCGTCCAGCTCTTCGTCGGCAGCTCCGTGCCAGCCCACCCACGCGCCGTCGGCCTTGGCCATCACCGGGGCCAGCGCTGTGACGAGCCCGCCGGGGGAGCGCCGCCAGCTTTCGCCGTCGTCCGTATTTACCCGGTCCACCGGAAGTCGGTTGGAAACTACGATGAAATCGAAATCGCCATACCCGTCCGTGGCATTCTGTCCTGCGGAATCAGCGGCAGCAGCGTTCACGATATGCACCCCTTGTTTGGCTTATGTATTTAGGCCACTCTATCCAAGGCTGGAAACTTTATGCCTGTACAGGCCGTTGAAAGTAAGGGCGGACACCCCCGGTGGCCTAAACTGTTGCTGCCCGGCCGCATGCCCAAACGGGCAGGCGTGAGAGAGACATGAGGAACTATGACTGAGCGGAACCCCAAGCCCAGCAAGGCCGATCGCACGGCTGCTGCGCGCGAACAGGCGCGTGCCCTGCGTGAAGCCCAGAAGAAGAAGGAGCGGCGCAACAAGCTCCTGGTGCGCTGGGGCGTGGTGGTTGCCGTGGTGGCGGTCATCGTCATCGTGGCGCTGATCGTGATCAATTCCGTGCGCAGCGGCAACGGAGCGGACGCCCAGACCGGAGAATCTCCGGCCAACGCGAATGAATACGGCGGCATTACGGTGACGTCCACCACCTCGCTGGAGCCCACCGAGCCGTTCAGTGTTGATGTTGCCTCACTGCCGGAGGCTCCGTCCGACGCCAAGGAAGACGCACCCGTTCCCCCGGGCATTGAAGCAGCCGAAGCCGGCCAGCCGGTGCCAATCGTGGCTTACGTGGATGTGAACTGCGTGCACTGTGCCGACTTCGAGAAGGCCTACAACTCGCAGATCGCCACCTGGCTCGACGCCGGCGAGGTCACCTTTGAGTACCGCACCGTCGCGTTCCTGGACCGCGGATCACCCACGAATTACTCCTCGCGCGGCGCCAATGCCGCAGCCTGCGTGGCGGACACCAACCCGGAGTCCTACTGGGACTTCATGAGCGCCATCTTTGCCAACTACGACAACGGCGAGATCAAGAACGCGGAGCTGGCTGACATGGCCGAGTCCGTGGGTGCCGGCGATGCGTCCGACTGCATCCAGAATGACGGCTTCCGCGCCTTCGTGAACTATGCGGACCGCCTGGCCCGCGTGGACTACGTCAGCGGAACTCCCACCGTGTATGTCAACGGTGCGGAGAGCAACCCCAATGACTTCACTGCCGCTGTTGAAGCTGCCATCGAGGCCACCAAGTAACCTGTTCCGGTTTCCCCCGGTGCGTCCGTTTCGTGCGGAACCGCCTCCTGGTTTCGCGGGAACGGGCGCTCTGGGCTAACCTTGACTAGCGCAGTTGCCGTGTTTGGCTTTTGAAGCACGACGACGGCGGTTAGCCGGCTTAGGCCGGCGCCGCCCCCTTAGCTCAGCTGGCCAGAGCACCTGTCTTGTAAACAGGGGGTCGCCGGTTCGAATCCGGCAGGGGGCTCCACGAAACCCCTCCTGATCAGGCATAACGCTGATCGGGAGGGGTTTTTCTATGGCATTCGAAGGCTCACGACACGCTTACAACAGGGGCTGGCGTGATGCTTCTGAATCAGCCGGTGCCAGGGGTTCGGCTCGCTCTGTGCGGTACAGGCCGCGCAGGTAACCCTGATGCAGGAGGTCCCGCTGGGCCCATTGCAGGTACGAAACCCCCGGCTCAAGGTCGAGCCGCTGCCAGAGCTTGCCGGAGTAGAAGAAGGAACCGAGCAGGGTGCCGAGCAGCAGGACCAATCCGCCGAGGATGGTGACTTCCCAGATTCTTTGGATGGCAAGCACGGCTCCGATAGTCAGCAGGATCAGGCTAAGAAACGGAACCCACCGGATTTCCGGGATCCGGACCGTTGCCAAGAGCACGCCTAGGCACAGTCCCAGAATGGCGATGATGATCAACGGTGTTGCCTCCATGATGCTGACTCCTGCTCCTCTGGCGGTAAACTTCAGGCTGTCAACCCACCTGCCGGATTTCAACCTATCGGCAGTCATCGTCACTGTAGACCAGGCCGATGGGAGCCGGAACCGTGGCGATGAACAGGCACCTGCTTTGGTACGGCTCCGCCATCGAGTTCTAGGTGAATTGTTTTATGGGCAGCCGCTAAACCGGGCATGACAAGCCCCGGCCGAAACGGGGCAGAGCGTCACATCATTCCTTGCGGCGGGCTGTGCGCCTGACAGCGCGATGCGGCACACCTTTGCGTGCGACGTAGACGATCCCGAAGATCACCGCGGCAATCAGGAGAATCATGAGGAACACGGTCAATGTCCAGCCTGCGATAACACCCATTTCATTTGTCCTTCCGTCGAGCCATTAGCTATTCGGAGCAGGTCATGTACGCACACCGTAGCCCACGTTCAGCTGTACCCAGAACGTAAACGGAAGTGGGTCGCCGGTTCGAATCCGGCAGGGGGCCCACAAAAAACTCCTCCTGCTCAGGCATAGCACCTGAGCAGGAGGAGTTTTCTTTATCGCAGTGAGCGGCGGCCGGCGGGGTTAGACGGTGACCGGCCGGCCCGTTCCCGGGGACCCGGGCAGGGCAGCCGGGGACTCGCCGGGGAGGTTGGCGTCGCGCACCTCCTGGTACTGAGGCAGGTGGGTGTACAGCTCGTCGCGCAGCGGGTTGCGGTGCCGTTTGACGATGGTGAACACCTGGTAGACCGCGACGGCGATGTTGGCCGCCAGCGAGATGGCCGACACGACGAACAGCGCGGTCGGGTTGTGCGAGGACTCGACGGCGAACGGCGACGTGCTCACGAATGTGGGGACCGCCATCGTGAACATCATCCACAATGCCAGGGTGTGGGCGCGGTGCTGCAGCCATGCACCCTTCTTGAGGAAGAACGCGGGGATGGTGCAGGAGATGAGCAGTGCCGCACCGGCGTAGAACGAGTGGTCACCGACGCAGTTGTAAACGTAGGCGAAGTTCCACAGGTCGTACGCGATGATCCAGAACCACATCATGTCGGGCCAGATCATGTCCTTCGACTTGTCGCGGGAGACGATGATGCCCGTCCAGCCGCAGATGGTGAGCAGGTTCAGGATGCCGGCGATGGCGTTCATGTAGTTCCACGGACCGCCGACCATGAAAACGCCGTCGTGCATGCCCTGCAGGCCCGCCACCTCAACGTCTCGGATGACCGCCTCGGCGATGTTGATCGCAAGGATCAGTGCAGGGAACATCAGCATCCAGCGGTTCTTCGCCAGGCGCGGGACATACCGGATGAGCATGAAGCCCAGGCACCCGAGGAGTGCCGAGTACACCTTCACCCAGTGGAACCACGTTCCTGTGGACGACCCTTCTCCGGCCGTCGTGGGCCACACGAACACGGTCAGGAGGACGGGCAGCGCCACGAAGAAGGCCAGACCGGCCCACTTCCAGCGCCGCGTCACTTCGTTAAGCGCAATGAGGGCAACCAGGACGACGCCGAACATCGCCCAGGAATACCAGGGAATCGATTCGTACAAGAACATCTAGGGACCTCTCCTTATTGGCCCGCCGCATGCGTGCCGTCTGATTCCA
This genomic interval from Arthrobacter sunyaminii contains the following:
- a CDS encoding DUF5692 family protein, with the protein product MFLYESIPWYSWAMFGVVLVALIALNEVTRRWKWAGLAFFVALPVLLTVFVWPTTAGEGSSTGTWFHWVKVYSALLGCLGFMLIRYVPRLAKNRWMLMFPALILAINIAEAVIRDVEVAGLQGMHDGVFMVGGPWNYMNAIAGILNLLTICGWTGIIVSRDKSKDMIWPDMMWFWIIAYDLWNFAYVYNCVGDHSFYAGAALLISCTIPAFFLKKGAWLQHRAHTLALWMMFTMAVPTFVSTSPFAVESSHNPTALFVVSAISLAANIAVAVYQVFTIVKRHRNPLRDELYTHLPQYQEVRDANLPGESPAALPGSPGTGRPVTV
- a CDS encoding ABC transporter ATP-binding protein — translated: MATVTFDQATRLYPGTDRPAVDNLSLEIADGEFLVLVGPSGCGKSTSLRMLAGLEDVNSGRILIGDRDVTDVPPKDRDIAMVFQNYALYPHMSVADNMGFALKIAGIGKEERMERVRDAAKLLDLEDYLDRKPKALSGGQRQRVAMGRAIVRNPQVFLMDEPLSNLDAKLRVQTRTQIASLTRRLGVTTVYVTHDQVEAMTMGDRVAVLKDGILQQVDTPRNLYDHPKNVFVAGFIGSPAMNLLELPVVDGGVAFGGAIYPVASSVLGAAAGNTVTVGVRPEDLEIVDSSGSGLKVEVDVVEELGADAYVYGHTTLDGTDRDMVVRVDGRRPPMKGDTLFVRPQQGHVHLFDTSNGERLADQA
- the otsB gene encoding trehalose-phosphatase, with the protein product MNNLPEDLMQALARVADTETLLVALDFDGTLAPLVEHADDARPLPASAAAVAGLGELPDTFTALISGRALDSLRRTASPEPETLLIGSHGAEAWTGPNAEPLRLTPEQVALLARAREAVERVTSSHPGTWLEAKPAGVVLHTRSAPDDVASAATDAARRGLGALDGVQLTDGKRVLEASVVHTNKGEGIRALRELTGATAVLFAGDDVTDEHGFAALESGDLAIKIGPGDTRAAFRVGSPAAFSSVLAHLLELRRAHK
- a CDS encoding alpha,alpha-trehalose-phosphate synthase (UDP-forming); the encoded protein is MNAAAADSAGQNATDGYGDFDFIVVSNRLPVDRVNTDDGESWRRSPGGLVTALAPVMAKADGAWVGWHGAADEELDEFDHDNMHLLPVPLSASEVELYYEGFSNATLWPLYHDVIAPPEFHRTWWDSYRTVNRRFADAAATMAAKGATVWVQDYQLQLVPQMLRRDRPDLKIGFFNHIPFPPLEIFAQLPWRRNIIEGLLGADLIGFQRPSDASNFLRCVRRFAGHTVRQQQVHVTNEDGVSYVSRAESFPISIDVEQITELAKREDIIERSKQIRKELGDPKTVLLGVDRLDYTKGISHRLKAYGELLQDGKLNVEDASLIQVASPSRERVEQYRLLREEVEGTVGRINGTYDTMGNTAIRYLHHSYPVEEMVALYLAADVMLVTALRDGMNLVAKEYVAARINNTGALVLSEFAGAADQLRQAVLMNPHDIDGVKESILTAINMPEREAQRRMRLMRRQVLQNDVERWSKNFLSALQQGENEAAQ
- a CDS encoding DsbA family protein, producing MTERNPKPSKADRTAAAREQARALREAQKKKERRNKLLVRWGVVVAVVAVIVIVALIVINSVRSGNGADAQTGESPANANEYGGITVTSTTSLEPTEPFSVDVASLPEAPSDAKEDAPVPPGIEAAEAGQPVPIVAYVDVNCVHCADFEKAYNSQIATWLDAGEVTFEYRTVAFLDRGSPTNYSSRGANAAACVADTNPESYWDFMSAIFANYDNGEIKNAELADMAESVGAGDASDCIQNDGFRAFVNYADRLARVDYVSGTPTVYVNGAESNPNDFTAAVEAAIEATK